TGAACACACCGTCTACAAAAGTAATATTATGCACCTGATAGTCATTCTCCAGGATCTTCATATCTTCGCCGAACTGCTCCGCAGGAATCCGGCAGGCGCCGGCATTCATGTAGCCCTCCGAGCAATAGATGCAGTGCCGGCTGCAGCCTCTGGAGGCCTGGTAGCCCATCGAGGCTTTTTTGATGCGGGGATTCGGGATAAAATACTGCGGAGCGAACAGCGGCTTCGGCGGAATACGGCTGTACACCGGATGATAGGCGGGATCTGCATTACGAACCGTACCTGTCTCCGGGGCCTGCCCCCGCTCGATCTCACGGGCCAGCCGCACCGCTTCCGCTTCGCCCCCGCTGCCCTTGATGCCGTAATCCGCCCCCAGCCCCTTCACCAGCTCGCCCGGCATCACCAGCATCGCAGCCCCGCCAAGCAGTACCTTGGCTGAACTGCAGGTACGGCATACCTGCATGACTTGCTGTAAGAAAGAGAGATAGCTCTCCGGCTGCTGGATCACCTGATTATCGATGTTGCGCACCGAAAGGCAGATCAGATCCGCTCCGGTGACCCGCAGCTCCCCGCGGAGCGTCTCCAGCGGCTCAGCCACAAAAGCCAGATCCAAAAAGCGTGCATTAAATCCGGCAGCGGTCAGAGCCGAGTAGACCATTCCCGCTCCGACGGGCAGGACCGGCAGCGGCTTCAGCAGTGTATTCGTAGAGACGACCAGTATTCTCATGCTTCACTCCACCCTGTCTTCCTCATTCAAATGAACATCCAGTCCAGGTTGCGTTCCCGGTACGGCGCACAGATGCTGTTCGCCTGCTCCAGACTCAGCTGCGGGGACATGAAGAACTTCGGATGAAGCAGCTCATCCGGCTCCGGCGAACCTACATAGCTGTACATATCAGTGGATGGCAGAATACGGATGCCGAACAAGCCGAAGATGCGCTGCACCGCAAGCTCCTCCATCAGCTCCAGCGTCTCGTGCAGGGTCTCCGGCGTCTCCTCCGGCCCCCCGATCAGCAGGCAGAAGCTGAAGTCCAGCTCCTGATCGCGGCAGAGCTGGACCACCGACCGGATCTCGG
The sequence above is a segment of the Paenibacillus sp. FSL R7-0204 genome. Coding sequences within it:
- a CDS encoding B12-binding domain-containing radical SAM protein, whose translation is MRILVVSTNTLLKPLPVLPVGAGMVYSALTAAGFNARFLDLAFVAEPLETLRGELRVTGADLICLSVRNIDNQVIQQPESYLSFLQQVMQVCRTCSSAKVLLGGAAMLVMPGELVKGLGADYGIKGSGGEAEAVRLAREIERGQAPETGTVRNADPAYHPVYSRIPPKPLFAPQYFIPNPRIKKASMGYQASRGCSRHCIYCSEGYMNAGACRIPAEQFGEDMKILENDYQVHNITFVDGVFNHEVEETVEFCRLIGCTSPSLEWSCALTPAQVTEELIRSLKENGCRFVDIGADSGSRQLLRRMGKQFTPEQLVELGHLLEHYQLPYSVSLLFGGPGENAETVQETVQVVNQMNPVYILASQGIRVYPHTALYNIALQEQVIRAEDNLLFPAYYQSKDYSADLLTDALSASRHIYKDMLMNSIGGRT